From Streptomyces fungicidicus, one genomic window encodes:
- a CDS encoding Nramp family divalent metal transporter has product MSTTTAPAAEHAQADPYALRPEDARPAPTVFRDRIRHLGPGFVLSAAVVGSGELITTTALGAEAGFALLWLVIVSTAVKVWVQMELAQWTILNGRTALEGYRDVGPRIGRLSWINWLWIGMDFAKMFQRGGIIGGTAAACSVLWPVIGEPLSWGSLALWAVVVTLAAVLLLQSGKYSLVERACLVSVVVFTLVTVSLAVGLPGTEFGYGGSELGSGFGFEIPAGTVGIALAVFGITGVGADEMTTYTYWCMEKGYARWTGPDDGSEERARRAEGWIKVMRLDALTGLAVCVLCTLSFYVIGAAVLHPQGLVPEGNKMITTLSRIYTDTMGPWAEYLFLIGAFAVLFSTLIGSTASVPRLWTNTLGLLGVIDWGDVRVRTRTIRVLTWCLPLLWACFFLWMQSPVLMVQIGGIGGGIFLLAVVVAVWRLRSTGVPRRFRANPWLTGALVVSSAAILCVGVYGVLKTLGAVPE; this is encoded by the coding sequence ATGTCGACCACCACCGCCCCAGCGGCGGAGCACGCGCAGGCCGATCCGTACGCCCTGCGCCCCGAGGACGCCCGGCCCGCACCCACCGTCTTCCGCGACCGGATACGCCATCTCGGCCCCGGCTTCGTGCTGTCGGCCGCCGTCGTCGGCTCCGGAGAGCTGATCACCACCACCGCGCTCGGCGCCGAGGCGGGCTTCGCCCTGCTCTGGCTGGTGATCGTCTCCACCGCGGTCAAGGTCTGGGTCCAGATGGAACTGGCCCAGTGGACCATCCTCAACGGACGGACCGCACTCGAGGGTTACCGCGACGTCGGGCCCCGCATCGGCCGGCTGAGCTGGATCAACTGGCTCTGGATCGGCATGGACTTCGCCAAGATGTTCCAGCGCGGAGGCATCATCGGCGGTACCGCCGCCGCCTGTTCGGTGCTCTGGCCGGTGATCGGCGAACCGCTCAGCTGGGGCTCCCTCGCGCTCTGGGCCGTCGTCGTCACCCTCGCCGCGGTCCTCCTGCTCCAGTCCGGCAAGTACAGCCTCGTCGAACGCGCCTGCCTCGTCTCCGTCGTCGTCTTCACCCTGGTCACCGTCAGCCTCGCGGTGGGCCTGCCCGGCACCGAGTTCGGCTACGGCGGCAGCGAACTGGGCAGCGGCTTCGGCTTCGAGATCCCGGCCGGCACCGTCGGCATCGCGCTGGCCGTCTTCGGCATCACCGGCGTCGGCGCCGACGAGATGACCACGTACACCTACTGGTGCATGGAGAAGGGCTACGCCCGCTGGACGGGCCCCGACGACGGCAGCGAGGAGCGCGCCCGGCGCGCCGAGGGCTGGATCAAGGTGATGCGCCTGGACGCCCTCACCGGCCTCGCCGTCTGCGTGCTGTGCACCCTGTCCTTCTACGTCATCGGCGCGGCCGTGCTGCACCCGCAGGGCCTGGTGCCCGAGGGCAACAAGATGATCACCACGCTCTCGCGCATCTACACCGACACCATGGGCCCCTGGGCCGAGTACCTGTTCCTGATCGGCGCGTTCGCCGTCCTCTTCTCCACCCTCATCGGCTCCACCGCCTCCGTGCCCCGGCTGTGGACCAACACGCTCGGCCTGCTCGGCGTCATCGACTGGGGCGACGTCCGCGTCCGCACCCGCACCATCCGCGTCCTCACCTGGTGTCTGCCGCTGCTGTGGGCCTGCTTCTTCCTCTGGATGCAGTCGCCGGTGCTGATGGTCCAGATCGGCGGCATCGGCGGCGGGATCTTCCTGCTCGCCGTGGTCGTCGCCGTCTGGCGGCTGCGCTCCACCGGCGTCCCGCGCCGCTTCCGCGCCAACCCCTGGCTGACCGGGGCCCTCGTCGTCAGCAGCGCCGCCATCCTGTGCGTCGGCGTGTACGGCGTGCTGAAGACGCTGGGAGCCGTCCCGGAGTAG
- a CDS encoding MFS transporter translates to MPPTLGDFRRDQLAIAALFCFLGFQYATWASRLPALKDRFDLGGTEVGLLLMVCGVGAAVSFPLVAPLMRRLGARRLALWSALVLVAVLPVLAAAGGYPLVLLVIFVDGVAVGCLNVAMNARGAALESHYGRAAMAQLHATFSGGSLGGALLASGVNTVTHSVTAHFAVAAALGLLLLAGAGPRALPDAPPAGEQPTKEEKQGKKGLRSLTGASRAALWLGCAMVCGTVVEGAMNDWSALYLTEETGASGRLAPLGIAVVSVMMVLARLLGDGWRGRWGDARMVRVGSVMAGTGLALALLSGGTWTALAGFACVGLGMATVTPCLYVAAADQGPDALALVAAMGTTGLLAGPALIGFVAGRTDLTTGMAVVAASAVLVAVCSGRVRWKEREGAAAAR, encoded by the coding sequence ATGCCGCCCACCCTCGGCGACTTCCGCCGTGACCAGCTGGCGATCGCCGCGCTGTTCTGCTTCCTCGGTTTCCAGTACGCCACCTGGGCGTCCCGGCTGCCCGCCCTCAAGGACCGCTTCGACCTGGGCGGGACGGAGGTGGGGCTGCTGCTGATGGTCTGCGGTGTCGGGGCGGCGGTGTCCTTCCCGCTGGTCGCCCCGCTGATGCGGCGGCTCGGCGCGCGGCGGCTGGCGCTGTGGTCGGCGCTGGTCCTGGTGGCCGTGCTGCCGGTGCTGGCCGCGGCGGGCGGCTACCCGCTCGTACTGCTGGTGATCTTCGTCGACGGGGTGGCCGTCGGCTGTCTGAACGTGGCCATGAACGCGCGGGGCGCCGCGCTCGAGTCGCACTACGGCCGGGCCGCGATGGCGCAGCTGCACGCGACGTTCAGCGGCGGGTCGCTCGGGGGCGCGCTGCTGGCCTCGGGGGTGAACACCGTGACGCACTCGGTGACCGCGCACTTCGCGGTGGCGGCGGCGCTGGGACTGCTGCTGCTGGCCGGTGCGGGTCCCCGTGCGCTCCCGGACGCGCCTCCGGCCGGGGAACAGCCCACGAAGGAGGAGAAGCAGGGGAAGAAGGGGCTCAGGAGTCTGACCGGCGCCTCCCGGGCGGCGCTCTGGCTGGGCTGCGCGATGGTGTGCGGCACGGTCGTCGAGGGCGCGATGAACGACTGGTCTGCGCTCTATCTGACGGAGGAGACGGGGGCGTCGGGACGGCTGGCGCCGCTGGGCATCGCCGTCGTCTCGGTGATGATGGTGCTGGCGCGCCTGCTGGGCGACGGCTGGCGCGGCCGCTGGGGCGACGCGCGGATGGTGCGGGTGGGCAGCGTCATGGCCGGTACGGGCCTGGCCCTCGCCCTGCTGTCCGGCGGCACCTGGACCGCGCTCGCCGGCTTCGCCTGCGTCGGCCTGGGCATGGCCACGGTGACGCCCTGCCTCTACGTCGCCGCCGCGGACCAAGGCCCCGACGCGCTCGCCCTGGTGGCCGCCATGGGCACCACCGGCCTTCTCGCGGGTCCGGCCCTGATCGGTTTCGTGGCCGGCCGCACCGACCTGACGACCGGGATGGCGGTGGTCGCGGCCTCCGCGGTGCTGGTGGCGGTGTGCTCGGGCCGGGTGCGCTGGAAGGAGCGGGAGGGCGCGGCCGCGGCGCGCTGA
- a CDS encoding GNAT family N-acetyltransferase, protein MGGGVPDVRVRRITEDDWPRIAALEAQVYAPAALSEGLEALRSRGRASPETCFVLETGARVAGYVLALPYPRHRWPDLSRPEERAYDSRNLHLHDLVIADDLRGRGLGSRLLRHLTATAGRSAFERISLVAVGGTEGFWAGHGYRPDPAAGPPGSYGEGAVYLSRPVPHHRPGDPGEGI, encoded by the coding sequence GTGGGCGGCGGCGTCCCGGACGTCCGCGTCCGCCGGATCACCGAGGACGACTGGCCGCGGATCGCCGCCCTGGAGGCCCAGGTGTACGCGCCGGCCGCGCTGTCGGAAGGGCTGGAGGCGCTGCGCTCCCGGGGCCGGGCCTCCCCGGAGACCTGCTTCGTGCTGGAGACCGGCGCGCGGGTGGCCGGCTATGTGCTCGCCCTGCCCTATCCCCGCCACCGGTGGCCGGATCTGAGCCGGCCCGAGGAGCGGGCGTACGACTCGCGCAATCTGCATCTGCACGACCTGGTGATCGCGGACGATCTGCGCGGCCGGGGGCTGGGCAGCCGGCTCCTGCGGCATCTCACGGCGACCGCGGGCCGGTCGGCCTTCGAGCGGATCTCGCTGGTCGCCGTCGGCGGGACCGAGGGCTTCTGGGCCGGGCACGGATACCGGCCCGACCCGGCGGCCGGACCTCCCGGGAGTTACGGCGAGGGCGCCGTCTACCTCTCCCGCCCCGTCCCGCACCACCGTCCCGGCGACCCCGGAGAGGGGATCTGA
- a CDS encoding DUF6271 family protein, whose translation MRRGTDVHRICLALPTNRECSAAITALGDEAAYAARRFGVETHLLVLDSSDGPTREAHARTVAALPEVPHVVVHHLDETAQRDFLRRAADRAALAEPDRTLGLMLPDALSYGACTNRAFLVAAALGCRSVHRRDSDSSYQTFGGEPVFPVHHELASLGKSAADAWAGVSEVTLDPAIAGRTVSMVGASFIGELSVDIGGIRELDKDVYDEVVGLWAPGHWSAEQRRELAEESFKGAGVLPFAGDHSTLTLVDPMHVDMSNIAFDRDVYERLPLPPATATIGSDYFLIHAVHDAGLPGVLHNRHIENWYTGERRTHAGFLAYQERFVKFLLSMLYLHYVYARMADAGTALLDDDGRLDPEPFAAFLAESVRLDRTENERRLDTVAAAYGRLGGKYAEFARGITADRERLLDEAARDTEDFVALIGDWEALVRACRDTEVPGGPR comes from the coding sequence ATGAGACGGGGAACCGACGTGCACCGGATATGCCTGGCCCTCCCCACGAACCGGGAGTGCTCCGCCGCCATCACCGCCCTCGGCGACGAAGCCGCCTACGCCGCGCGGCGGTTCGGCGTCGAGACGCATCTGCTGGTCCTCGACTCCTCCGACGGGCCGACCCGCGAGGCCCACGCACGGACGGTCGCCGCGCTCCCCGAGGTCCCGCACGTCGTGGTGCACCACCTCGACGAGACCGCCCAACGGGACTTCCTGCGGCGCGCCGCCGACCGGGCCGCGCTCGCCGAGCCGGACCGGACGCTCGGCCTGATGCTCCCGGACGCGCTCTCGTACGGCGCCTGCACCAACCGCGCGTTCCTCGTCGCGGCGGCGCTGGGCTGCCGTTCGGTCCACCGGCGCGACTCCGACAGCAGTTACCAGACCTTCGGCGGCGAGCCCGTCTTCCCCGTCCACCACGAGCTGGCCTCGCTGGGCAAGAGCGCCGCCGACGCCTGGGCCGGGGTGTCCGAGGTGACCCTCGACCCGGCGATCGCCGGGCGGACCGTGTCGATGGTGGGCGCCTCCTTCATCGGCGAACTCTCCGTCGACATCGGTGGGATACGGGAACTCGACAAGGACGTGTACGACGAGGTCGTCGGGCTGTGGGCGCCCGGCCACTGGTCGGCGGAGCAGCGGCGGGAGCTCGCCGAGGAGTCCTTCAAGGGCGCCGGGGTGCTCCCCTTCGCCGGCGACCACTCGACGCTGACGCTGGTCGACCCGATGCACGTCGACATGTCCAACATCGCGTTCGACCGGGACGTGTACGAGCGGCTGCCGCTGCCGCCCGCCACCGCGACCATCGGCAGCGACTACTTCCTGATCCACGCCGTGCACGACGCCGGGCTGCCGGGGGTCCTGCACAACCGGCACATCGAGAACTGGTACACCGGGGAGCGCCGCACCCACGCCGGTTTCCTGGCGTACCAGGAGCGGTTCGTGAAGTTCCTGCTGTCGATGCTGTACCTGCACTACGTCTACGCGCGGATGGCCGACGCCGGTACGGCGCTGCTCGACGACGACGGGCGGCTCGACCCGGAGCCGTTCGCCGCGTTCCTCGCCGAGAGCGTGCGGCTGGACCGTACGGAGAACGAGCGGCGGCTGGACACGGTCGCGGCGGCCTACGGGCGACTGGGCGGCAAGTACGCCGAGTTCGCGCGCGGCATTACGGCGGACCGGGAGCGGCTGCTGGACGAGGCCGCGCGCGACACCGAGGACTTCGTCGCGCTGATCGGGGACTGGGAGGCGCTGGTACGGGCGTGCCGGGACACCGAGGTGCCGGGCGGTCCGCGGTGA
- a CDS encoding phytanoyl-CoA dioxygenase family protein, translating to MTTQHRFLHRAASERPYFSADGESYLAGTQLRHLTKDLPLRVLSREQFASWQDHGYVVVPEAVSPDAAKLLLEFAWDFQGLDPQRPETWYEERAFRSDLDRDLFVYGFVEAYQHQLLWDSRQNRRVYDAFVDVWDCEELWVTLDRLNLNPPNVGNRSRSFIEPTDEGFDIELHWDVDTTASVPPQRVQGIIALTDTAPDEGGFQCSPELFRRFDEWKLGQPADRDPIRPGADRTEFPVVRPELKAGDLLIFNGMLAHGVAPNTSADGVRAVQYLSMMPALEEHRELRDSRVRSWRTLSTPEWNATLLGDARKHESLRYGPAELTDLGRALLGLDAWHGRTR from the coding sequence ATGACGACGCAGCACCGCTTCTTACACCGCGCCGCCTCCGAGCGCCCCTACTTCAGCGCCGACGGCGAGAGCTACCTCGCCGGGACGCAGCTGCGGCACCTGACCAAGGACCTGCCCCTGCGGGTGCTCTCGCGGGAACAGTTCGCCTCCTGGCAGGACCACGGCTACGTCGTGGTGCCCGAGGCCGTCTCCCCCGACGCGGCCAAGCTGCTGCTGGAGTTCGCCTGGGACTTCCAGGGGCTGGACCCCCAGCGCCCCGAGACCTGGTACGAGGAGCGCGCCTTCCGCTCGGACCTCGACCGGGACCTGTTCGTCTACGGCTTCGTCGAGGCGTACCAGCACCAGCTGCTCTGGGACAGCCGGCAGAACCGGCGGGTCTACGACGCTTTCGTGGACGTCTGGGACTGCGAGGAGCTCTGGGTCACCCTGGACCGCCTCAACCTCAACCCGCCCAATGTCGGCAACCGTTCGCGTTCCTTCATCGAGCCCACGGACGAGGGCTTCGACATCGAGCTGCACTGGGACGTCGACACCACGGCGAGCGTGCCCCCGCAGCGGGTGCAGGGCATCATCGCGCTCACCGACACCGCGCCCGACGAGGGCGGCTTCCAGTGCTCGCCCGAGCTGTTCCGCCGGTTCGACGAGTGGAAACTGGGGCAGCCCGCCGACCGGGACCCGATCCGGCCCGGCGCCGACCGCACGGAGTTCCCGGTCGTCCGGCCCGAGCTCAAGGCCGGTGACCTGCTGATCTTCAACGGGATGCTGGCGCACGGCGTCGCCCCGAACACCTCGGCCGACGGTGTGCGGGCGGTGCAGTACCTGTCGATGATGCCGGCGCTGGAGGAGCACCGGGAGCTGCGCGACTCCCGGGTGCGCTCCTGGCGCACGCTCAGCACACCGGAGTGGAACGCGACGCTGCTCGGCGACGCGCGGAAGCACGAGTCCCTGCGCTACGGACCCGCCGAACTCACCGACCTGGGACGCGCGTTGCTGGGGCTGGACGCCTGGCACGGGCGGACGCGATGA
- a CDS encoding GntR family transcriptional regulator: MTTDVSSARADSQAPGHPGRVPKYYRIKQRLLQMTDERTPGAPMPAERLLAVEFRTSRTTVRKALQELVSEGRLDRIQGKGTFVARPKVYRTLQLTSYTEDMRAQGLNPASQVLDIGYIAADAELAALLEVEPADRVLRIERLRLAGGEPMAIEATHLSARRFPHLRRNLTRYTSLYTTLAEVYGVRPTEADETIETSPATPREAGLLATDVGLPMLLLSRHSRDESGRPVEWVRSVYRGSRYKFTATLTRPAP, encoded by the coding sequence ATGACCACGGATGTCAGCAGCGCCCGGGCCGACTCGCAGGCGCCGGGCCACCCCGGACGCGTGCCGAAGTACTACCGCATCAAGCAGCGGTTGCTGCAGATGACCGACGAACGCACCCCGGGCGCCCCGATGCCGGCCGAGCGGCTGCTCGCCGTCGAGTTCCGCACCTCCCGCACGACGGTCCGCAAGGCCCTCCAGGAGCTGGTGAGCGAGGGCAGGCTCGACCGGATCCAGGGCAAGGGCACGTTCGTCGCCCGCCCGAAGGTCTACCGGACGCTCCAGCTGACCTCGTACACGGAGGACATGCGGGCCCAGGGGCTCAACCCGGCCTCGCAGGTGCTGGACATCGGGTACATCGCCGCCGACGCGGAGCTGGCGGCGCTGCTGGAGGTGGAGCCGGCGGACAGGGTGCTGCGCATCGAGCGGCTGCGGCTGGCCGGCGGGGAGCCGATGGCGATCGAGGCGACCCATCTGTCCGCCCGGCGCTTCCCGCACCTGCGCCGCAACCTGACCCGCTACACCTCGCTCTACACCACGCTCGCCGAGGTGTACGGGGTGCGGCCCACGGAGGCCGACGAGACCATCGAGACCTCCCCGGCGACACCGCGGGAGGCCGGGCTGCTCGCCACGGACGTCGGGCTGCCGATGCTGCTGCTCTCCCGCCACTCGCGGGACGAGTCGGGCAGGCCGGTCGAGTGGGTCCGCTCGGTGTACCGGGGCTCGCGCTACAAGTTCACGGCGACCCTGACGCGTCCGGCGCCCTGA
- a CDS encoding extracellular solute-binding protein: protein MKRKLIAAIGVAGMLFSVAACGGDDGDDGKKAGADGYAGETLTVWVMDGSSPDQWQKDLATEFEKKTKAKVKFEVQQWNGIQQKLTTALSEENPPDVFEIGNTQTPAYAKTGGLAELADLKAEIGGEWTDSLNESSVVDGKQYAAPWYFATRVVLYNKKVWADAGLKDTPKTRDEFYDALKTIGDKTDAEPIYLPGQNWYHFVGLVIGEGGELVKKDGDKYVSNLDDPKVAAAAETYKKFQALSKAPKDKDEATPQQGEVFAKGKTGAFIGMGWEAGIAIKANPDIEKEIGYFTIPGATADKPEGVFLGGSNLAVAAGSKKQDLAKEFLKLTLSDKFEGQLAKLNGVIPNKESLQSNLEGNAPAEAAAPAAAVGGTTPLIPEWAAVENAPNPIKTYLTAVLNGKSPAEAAKQVEGEFNKRLAQQQ from the coding sequence GTGAAGCGCAAGCTGATAGCCGCGATAGGGGTCGCGGGCATGCTGTTCTCCGTCGCGGCGTGCGGCGGCGACGACGGTGACGACGGCAAGAAGGCCGGCGCGGACGGCTACGCCGGCGAGACGCTCACCGTGTGGGTGATGGACGGCTCCTCGCCGGACCAGTGGCAGAAGGACCTCGCCACGGAGTTCGAGAAGAAGACCAAGGCGAAGGTCAAGTTCGAGGTCCAGCAGTGGAACGGCATCCAGCAGAAGCTGACCACCGCGCTGTCCGAGGAGAACCCGCCGGACGTCTTCGAGATCGGCAACACCCAGACCCCGGCCTACGCCAAGACCGGCGGCCTCGCCGAACTCGCCGACCTCAAGGCGGAGATCGGCGGCGAGTGGACCGATTCGCTCAACGAGTCGTCCGTCGTGGATGGCAAGCAGTACGCGGCGCCCTGGTACTTCGCCACCCGCGTCGTCCTCTACAACAAGAAGGTCTGGGCGGACGCCGGCCTCAAGGACACCCCCAAGACCCGCGACGAGTTCTACGACGCGCTCAAGACGATCGGTGACAAGACCGACGCCGAGCCGATCTACCTGCCCGGCCAGAACTGGTACCACTTCGTCGGCCTGGTGATCGGCGAGGGCGGCGAACTGGTCAAGAAGGACGGCGACAAGTACGTCTCCAACCTCGACGACCCGAAGGTCGCCGCCGCCGCGGAGACGTACAAGAAGTTCCAGGCGCTGTCCAAGGCGCCCAAGGACAAGGACGAGGCCACCCCGCAGCAGGGCGAGGTCTTCGCCAAGGGCAAGACCGGCGCCTTCATCGGCATGGGCTGGGAAGCCGGCATCGCGATCAAGGCCAACCCGGACATCGAGAAGGAGATCGGCTACTTCACCATCCCCGGTGCCACGGCCGACAAGCCCGAGGGCGTCTTCCTCGGCGGCTCCAACCTCGCCGTCGCCGCGGGCAGCAAGAAGCAGGACCTCGCCAAGGAGTTCCTGAAGCTGACCCTCTCCGACAAGTTCGAGGGCCAGCTGGCCAAGCTCAACGGCGTCATCCCCAACAAGGAGTCGCTGCAGAGCAACCTCGAGGGCAACGCCCCCGCCGAGGCCGCCGCGCCGGCCGCCGCCGTCGGCGGCACCACGCCGCTGATCCCCGAGTGGGCCGCGGTGGAGAACGCGCCCAACCCGATCAAGACGTACCTGACCGCCGTGCTGAACGGCAAGTCCCCCGCCGAGGCCGCCAAGCAGGTCGAGGGCGAGTTCAACAAGCGCCTGGCGCAGCAGCAGTAG
- a CDS encoding carbohydrate ABC transporter permease, with product MTVQTERPPSGPADVRKTDDGGPGRPTPRAASRAGALAPYLLLLPATAATVLLLGWPLLKDLLLSFQNLNMAQLIQHVTEWNGLDNYKDVLTGEEFWRVTLRSILFTAVNVVLTMVLGALTGLLLARLGKRMRFTLLIGLVLAWAMPVVAATTVYQWLFAQRFGVVNWVLDKLGWHSMADYSWTSSQMSTFFVVTLLIVWMSVPFVAINLYAATTTIPGELYEAAALDGAGAWRSFTTVTLPFLRPFLYATTFLEIIWIFKAFVQVFTFNGGGPDRLTEILPVYAYVEGVGNQHYGMGAAIAVLTVLIMLGLTAYYLRIVLKQEEDEL from the coding sequence ATGACCGTGCAGACCGAACGGCCGCCCTCCGGCCCGGCGGACGTCCGCAAGACGGACGACGGGGGACCCGGCAGGCCCACACCGCGAGCCGCGTCGCGCGCCGGCGCGCTCGCCCCGTACCTCCTGCTGCTGCCCGCCACCGCGGCCACCGTGCTGCTGCTCGGCTGGCCGCTGCTCAAGGACCTGCTGCTGTCGTTCCAGAACCTCAACATGGCGCAGCTGATCCAGCACGTCACCGAGTGGAACGGCCTCGACAACTACAAGGACGTCCTCACCGGCGAGGAGTTCTGGCGGGTCACCCTCCGCTCCATCCTGTTCACGGCGGTCAACGTCGTCCTGACCATGGTCCTGGGCGCGCTGACCGGCCTGCTGCTCGCCCGCCTCGGCAAGCGGATGCGGTTCACCCTGCTGATCGGCCTGGTGCTGGCCTGGGCCATGCCCGTGGTCGCCGCCACCACCGTCTACCAGTGGCTCTTCGCGCAGCGCTTCGGCGTCGTCAACTGGGTCCTGGACAAGCTCGGCTGGCACTCCATGGCCGACTACAGCTGGACCAGCAGCCAGATGTCGACGTTCTTCGTCGTCACCCTGCTGATCGTCTGGATGTCCGTCCCGTTCGTCGCGATCAACCTCTACGCGGCGACCACCACCATCCCCGGCGAACTGTACGAGGCCGCCGCGCTCGACGGCGCCGGCGCCTGGCGCAGCTTCACCACGGTCACCCTGCCGTTCCTGCGGCCGTTCCTGTACGCCACGACGTTCCTGGAGATCATCTGGATCTTCAAGGCGTTCGTCCAGGTCTTCACCTTCAACGGCGGCGGCCCCGACCGGCTCACCGAGATCCTGCCCGTCTACGCCTACGTCGAGGGCGTCGGCAACCAGCACTACGGCATGGGCGCGGCGATCGCCGTGCTCACCGTCCTGATCATGCTCGGCCTGACCGCCTACTACCTCAGGATCGTGCTCAAGCAAGAGGAGGACGAGCTGTGA
- a CDS encoding carbohydrate ABC transporter permease, with the protein MKRSLFGRLWPNVTAVVLFIVCVFPVYWMFATAFKPTGDIISETPVWFPTDVTFEHFRTATDADHFWTYVRNSLTVTCLAVLFSLIIALAGSFALARMRFRGRRGFVIGFMLAQMAPWEVMVIAIYMIVRDASMLNSLVPLTAFYMMMILPFTVLTLRGFVAAVPKELEESAMVDGCTRAQAFRRVILPLLAPGLMSTSMFGFITAWNEFPLVLVLNKEAGGAQTLPLWLSSFQTQFGDDWGATMAASSLFAVPILILFVFLQRRAVSGLTAGAVKG; encoded by the coding sequence GTGAAGCGCTCGCTCTTCGGCCGCCTGTGGCCCAACGTCACGGCCGTCGTCCTGTTCATCGTCTGCGTCTTCCCCGTGTACTGGATGTTCGCCACGGCGTTCAAGCCGACCGGCGACATCATCTCGGAGACCCCCGTCTGGTTCCCGACCGACGTCACCTTCGAGCACTTCAGGACCGCGACCGACGCCGACCACTTCTGGACGTACGTCCGCAACTCGCTGACCGTCACCTGCCTCGCCGTCCTCTTCTCCCTGATCATCGCGCTGGCGGGCTCCTTCGCCCTGGCACGGATGCGGTTCAGGGGCCGGCGCGGCTTCGTCATCGGCTTCATGCTCGCCCAGATGGCGCCCTGGGAGGTCATGGTCATCGCGATCTACATGATCGTGCGGGACGCCTCCATGCTGAACAGCCTGGTGCCGCTGACGGCCTTCTACATGATGATGATCCTGCCCTTCACCGTCCTGACGCTGCGCGGCTTCGTCGCCGCCGTGCCGAAGGAGCTGGAGGAGTCGGCCATGGTCGACGGCTGCACCCGCGCCCAGGCGTTCCGCCGGGTCATCCTGCCGCTGCTCGCGCCGGGACTGATGTCCACCTCCATGTTCGGCTTCATCACCGCCTGGAACGAGTTCCCCCTCGTCCTGGTGCTCAACAAGGAAGCCGGTGGCGCGCAGACCCTGCCGCTGTGGCTGTCCAGCTTCCAGACCCAGTTCGGCGACGACTGGGGCGCCACGATGGCTGCCTCGTCCCTGTTCGCCGTCCCCATCCTGATCCTCTTCGTCTTCCTGCAGCGCAGGGCCGTCAGCGGCCTCACCGCGGGCGCCGTGAAGGGATAA